A window from Bacillota bacterium encodes these proteins:
- a CDS encoding xanthine dehydrogenase family protein subunit M, protein MTRFDYFRPAGLVQACEFLSAHSGWAKVIAGGTDLLIAVRRGQWPPAGSRGAEEQGAVPIDNLSPERTRAWVVDVSCLQELRGIRDHEGLIVSIGAACTHTQVAESTEIKRFAPMLAVASESVGSVQIRNRGTIGGNIMNASPAADTLPALVALDARAVLVSPSGTRELAVAELVTGPYRTCAREDEILARVEFQKLPQGARMAFTKLGRRSSMAIARLSCAVALVPGPDGTVREARISAGAAFPRPVRIGAAEEVLVGRVPDAEAAREAGEKAALEMVRVTGVRWSTDYKHPVLSTLVARTIMKCLGREEGSAWAR, encoded by the coding sequence GTGACGAGGTTTGACTACTTCCGGCCCGCCGGGCTTGTTCAGGCCTGCGAGTTTCTCTCTGCTCACTCAGGGTGGGCGAAAGTCATTGCGGGAGGGACCGATCTGCTGATCGCCGTGAGGCGAGGACAGTGGCCCCCTGCGGGGAGTAGGGGTGCGGAGGAGCAGGGCGCAGTTCCTATCGACAACCTGTCGCCGGAACGGACCAGGGCGTGGGTTGTGGATGTATCTTGTCTGCAGGAACTCCGCGGCATCCGGGATCACGAGGGGCTTATAGTCTCCATCGGCGCCGCATGCACACACACACAGGTAGCGGAATCCACGGAGATCAAGCGGTTTGCCCCGATGCTGGCGGTAGCGTCCGAAAGCGTGGGGTCTGTTCAGATCAGGAACCGGGGCACCATCGGCGGCAACATAATGAATGCTTCGCCAGCCGCAGACACTCTCCCCGCGCTGGTTGCGTTGGACGCCCGAGCGGTTCTGGTGTCTCCGTCCGGCACACGAGAGCTCGCAGTGGCCGAACTCGTCACCGGACCCTACCGGACCTGTGCTCGAGAGGATGAGATCCTCGCGAGGGTGGAGTTCCAGAAGCTGCCGCAGGGTGCCAGAATGGCCTTCACCAAGCTCGGCAGGAGGAGTTCCATGGCAATTGCGAGGCTCTCGTGTGCGGTGGCACTGGTGCCGGGTCCGGACGGAACCGTAAGGGAAGCTCGGATATCCGCCGGGGCGGCATTCCCGAGACCCGTCAGGATCGGCGCGGCCGAAGAGGTTCTCGTGGGGAGAGTGCCTGATGCCGAGGCTGCCAGAGAGGCAGGAGAGAAGGCCGCTCTCGAGATGGTGCGGGTGACTGGAGTCAGGTGGTCCACGGACTACAAACACCCGGTTCTTTCCACCTTGGTGGCCAGGACGATCATGAAGTGCTTGGGCAGGGAGGAGGGTTCAGCGTGGGCCAGGTGA